The proteins below come from a single Agromyces flavus genomic window:
- a CDS encoding ExeM/NucH family extracellular endonuclease, with product MQQRSPGAEAASRATADHRAHRRLGSAAALATACAVGLSMFSVAPANAAEVTNTIAAVQGTAATQGPNGISPLDGQVVTVEGVVTGDHRGTASNRGLYIQTAGSGGSTDATPGASDGLFVFLSSNPAAGVAIGDKVKVTGRVSDFNTVTQVSATAAGSVELVQAGVGVPAVTPLAATVLGSAREAFEAMLVRPSGTYKLVSSHNLQSFGELWTSAGSTMPVEAFETQTPTTVKDGATIVNPAATAVTTANNSARLILDDGYSVGISDAAHPGDQPYFTKDKVVRNGDVVNFPEGGSLLSFGFGNWRLQPPTPINDASPANLKPTFSTLASDGKTVIGNPRPAAPPVVGGDIQVASFNVLNYFTTLSSDNPAARGAETAEEFAIQESKIVTAINELDADVVALQEIENSVKLGEAPDEALSSLVKALNAAAGKTVWDYVRTPDELHDAAITDVITNAIIYKPSVVKPSGEAQTVIDETVWDIAREPIAQTFKYGKQFVTVIANHFKSKSGTDPNKQPGQDAFNAERVEQAQALLKFANSVSDGRKNAVYLIGDFNSYAKEDPIKVFTDAGWNDLLFTRARGQYTYTFDGELGSLDHVIASPAASDRVDKVAVWGINSPEWSQREYWGTAAESGTPFRSSDHDPILVGVKTGAAPGTVNIDLVTVNDFHGRIEQSAPSGGIAALSSAVKQIRAENPNTVFAAAGDMIGASTFTSFIQKDVPTIETLNEAGLDVSSVGNHEFDQGFADLTDRVMPLALWEYLGANVYKKGTMEAALPEYWTQTFDDVTIGFVGAVTDELPSLVSPDGIKDIEVGPPVEAANRVADQLSDGNDENGEADIVVLLVHEGAVDTTKASATDPSTRFGKIVTGVNANVDAIVSGHTHLAYNHVVERADGAPMPVISSGQYGERFSRMDIDYNRATKSFTMKNEIFNMMDGTTALYPNDPAVTPIVAEAVEVANVLGSRVLGTATADFGRAVASNPVGASSFPENRGGESTLGNLVADVQLWSLNEDQPRGVQIAFMNPGGLRADLAGGEVTYREAADVQPFANTLVTLKLTGAQVKKVLEEQWQPTGASRPFLKLGVNKELTYTYNPSAPVGSHITEILLNGIPLNPTATYIVGANSFLAAGGDNFFTLAEGTNKADSGKIDLESMVDYFAADADHTISPDVKQRAVGVHLPGGTSVAAGSTVTVNLSSLDFTRTEPDADVANITLKGGDGTVLGSAPINTAYTPTTDEVGKASVTFTIPGDASGATTFVVTVPSTGTTSSFTLNIG from the coding sequence ATGCAGCAACGTTCCCCCGGCGCGGAGGCAGCATCCCGCGCCACGGCCGACCACAGGGCGCACAGGCGCCTGGGTTCGGCGGCCGCGCTGGCCACGGCATGCGCCGTCGGCCTCTCGATGTTCAGCGTCGCGCCCGCGAACGCTGCTGAGGTCACGAACACCATCGCCGCGGTGCAGGGCACGGCGGCGACCCAGGGCCCGAACGGCATCTCGCCGCTCGACGGCCAGGTCGTGACGGTCGAGGGCGTCGTCACCGGCGACCACCGCGGCACGGCCAGCAATCGCGGCCTGTACATCCAGACCGCCGGCTCCGGCGGCTCCACGGATGCGACGCCCGGCGCCTCCGACGGTCTGTTCGTGTTTCTCAGCAGCAACCCGGCCGCCGGCGTCGCCATCGGCGACAAGGTGAAGGTGACCGGCCGCGTCAGCGACTTCAACACGGTCACCCAGGTCAGCGCCACGGCGGCCGGCTCGGTCGAGCTGGTGCAGGCGGGCGTCGGCGTCCCGGCCGTCACCCCCTTGGCCGCGACGGTGCTCGGTTCGGCGCGCGAGGCATTCGAGGCCATGCTCGTGCGCCCGTCGGGCACCTACAAGCTGGTCTCGAGCCACAACCTGCAGAGCTTCGGCGAACTGTGGACGAGCGCCGGCAGCACGATGCCGGTCGAGGCGTTCGAGACCCAGACGCCGACGACCGTCAAGGACGGCGCGACGATCGTGAACCCGGCGGCGACCGCCGTCACGACGGCCAACAACAGCGCCCGACTCATCCTCGACGACGGGTACAGCGTCGGCATCAGCGACGCGGCGCACCCGGGCGACCAGCCGTACTTCACCAAGGACAAGGTCGTGCGCAATGGCGACGTGGTGAACTTCCCGGAGGGCGGATCGCTCCTGAGCTTCGGCTTCGGCAACTGGCGCCTGCAGCCTCCGACGCCGATCAACGACGCGAGCCCGGCGAACCTCAAGCCGACGTTCAGCACGCTCGCCAGCGACGGCAAGACCGTGATCGGCAACCCGCGTCCGGCCGCCCCGCCGGTCGTCGGCGGCGATATCCAGGTCGCGTCGTTCAACGTGCTCAACTACTTCACTACCCTGTCGTCCGACAACCCGGCCGCCCGAGGCGCCGAGACGGCGGAGGAGTTCGCGATCCAGGAGTCGAAGATCGTCACGGCGATCAACGAGCTCGACGCCGACGTGGTCGCACTGCAGGAGATCGAGAACTCGGTCAAGCTCGGCGAGGCGCCCGACGAGGCGCTCTCGTCCCTGGTGAAGGCCCTGAACGCTGCCGCCGGGAAGACCGTGTGGGACTACGTCCGTACGCCCGACGAGCTCCACGACGCCGCCATCACCGACGTCATCACGAACGCGATCATCTACAAGCCTTCGGTCGTGAAGCCGTCGGGTGAAGCGCAGACCGTGATCGATGAGACCGTCTGGGACATCGCCCGCGAGCCGATCGCGCAGACGTTCAAGTACGGCAAGCAATTCGTGACGGTCATCGCCAATCACTTCAAGTCGAAGAGTGGCACTGATCCGAACAAGCAGCCGGGCCAGGACGCCTTCAATGCAGAGCGCGTCGAGCAGGCGCAGGCGCTGCTGAAGTTCGCGAACAGCGTATCGGATGGCCGCAAGAACGCGGTCTACCTCATCGGCGACTTCAACTCGTACGCCAAGGAGGACCCGATCAAGGTCTTCACGGACGCGGGCTGGAACGACCTGCTGTTCACGCGGGCACGCGGCCAGTACACCTACACGTTCGACGGCGAGCTCGGTTCGCTCGACCACGTGATCGCGTCGCCCGCGGCGAGCGATCGCGTGGACAAGGTGGCAGTGTGGGGCATCAACTCGCCCGAGTGGTCGCAGCGCGAGTACTGGGGTACGGCCGCCGAGAGCGGGACGCCGTTCCGTTCGAGCGACCACGACCCGATCCTCGTCGGGGTGAAGACGGGAGCCGCACCCGGCACGGTCAACATCGACCTCGTCACCGTGAACGACTTCCACGGCCGGATCGAGCAGTCCGCCCCGTCGGGCGGCATCGCCGCCCTCTCCTCGGCGGTCAAGCAGATCCGTGCCGAGAACCCGAACACGGTGTTCGCGGCTGCCGGTGACATGATCGGCGCCTCGACGTTCACGTCGTTCATCCAGAAGGACGTGCCGACGATCGAGACGCTGAACGAGGCCGGGCTCGACGTGAGCTCGGTGGGCAACCACGAGTTCGACCAGGGCTTCGCCGACCTGACCGACCGGGTCATGCCGCTCGCCCTGTGGGAGTACCTCGGCGCCAACGTCTACAAGAAGGGCACGATGGAAGCGGCGCTTCCCGAGTACTGGACGCAGACGTTCGACGACGTGACGATCGGCTTCGTCGGTGCGGTCACCGATGAGCTGCCCTCGCTGGTCAGCCCTGACGGGATCAAGGACATCGAGGTGGGCCCGCCCGTCGAGGCCGCGAACCGCGTCGCCGACCAGCTGAGCGACGGCAACGACGAGAACGGCGAGGCCGACATCGTTGTGCTGCTCGTGCACGAGGGCGCGGTCGACACCACGAAGGCCTCGGCGACGGACCCGTCGACCCGGTTCGGAAAGATCGTCACGGGCGTGAACGCCAACGTGGATGCGATCGTGTCGGGTCACACGCACCTCGCCTACAACCACGTCGTCGAGCGCGCCGACGGCGCCCCGATGCCGGTCATCTCGAGCGGCCAGTACGGCGAGCGGTTCTCCCGGATGGACATCGACTACAACCGGGCGACGAAGTCCTTCACGATGAAGAACGAGATCTTCAACATGATGGACGGCACGACGGCCCTCTACCCGAACGACCCGGCGGTCACGCCGATCGTCGCCGAGGCCGTCGAAGTGGCGAACGTGCTCGGCAGCCGCGTGCTCGGCACCGCGACCGCCGACTTCGGCCGTGCGGTGGCGTCGAACCCGGTCGGTGCATCGTCGTTCCCCGAGAACCGCGGAGGCGAGTCCACGCTCGGCAACCTCGTGGCCGATGTGCAGCTCTGGTCCCTCAACGAGGACCAGCCGCGTGGTGTGCAGATCGCGTTCATGAACCCGGGTGGACTTCGTGCCGATCTCGCGGGGGGCGAAGTGACCTACCGCGAGGCCGCGGATGTGCAACCGTTCGCCAACACGCTCGTGACGCTGAAACTCACCGGCGCTCAGGTGAAGAAGGTGCTCGAGGAGCAGTGGCAGCCCACGGGCGCGTCGCGGCCGTTCCTCAAGCTCGGCGTGAACAAGGAGCTCACGTACACCTACAATCCGAGCGCTCCTGTCGGTTCGCACATCACCGAGATCCTCCTCAACGGGATCCCGCTCAACCCGACCGCGACGTACATCGTCGGCGCCAACTCGTTCCTCGCCGCGGGTGGAGACAACTTCTTCACCCTCGCAGAGGGCACGAACAAGGCCGACAGCGGCAAGATCGACCTCGAGTCGATGGTCGACTACTTCGCGGCCGATGCGGACCACACGATCTCGCCCGACGTGAAGCAGCGCGCGGTCGGCGTGCACCTGCCCGGCGGCACGTCCGTCGCAGCGGGGAGCACCGTGACCGTCAACCTGTCGTCGCTCGACTTCACGCGAACCGAGCCTGACGCCGACGTGGCAAACATCACCCTGAAGGGCGGAGACGGCACCGTGCTCGGCAGTGCGCCGATCAACACCGCCTACACGCCGACCACCGACGAGGTCGGCAAGGCCAGCGTGACGTTCACCATCCCCGGCGATGCGAGCGGTGCAACGACGTTCGTGGTCACGGTGCCCAGCACCGGGACGACGAGCTCGTTCACGCTGAACATCGGCTGA
- a CDS encoding YcnI family copper-binding membrane protein, translated as MRSITRSTAVAASALGAGALLALAAPVAAQAHVTVTPGSTAAGSYTVLEFASGHGCDGSPTTSFTVDIPEQILSVTPTLQAGWSVEKVMVQLDEPVEGAHGDEVTERVGQVVYTADTPIPEGYRGAFEIQMLLPEDGEGERLEFPVLQSCVEGETAWNESAADGAEPEHPAPAIEVTAAEGDGHGHDKAAATAESVETTAATQDPADAAVDTLARVIGIGGLAVGVAGLVVAIMARRGSKA; from the coding sequence ATGCGTTCCATCACCCGTTCCACCGCCGTGGCCGCGAGCGCCCTGGGCGCCGGCGCCCTGCTCGCGCTCGCTGCGCCCGTCGCGGCGCAGGCGCACGTCACCGTCACGCCCGGCTCCACGGCTGCCGGCTCGTACACCGTGCTCGAATTCGCCTCGGGCCACGGCTGCGACGGCTCGCCCACGACCTCGTTCACGGTCGACATCCCCGAGCAGATCCTCTCCGTCACGCCCACGCTCCAGGCCGGATGGTCGGTCGAGAAGGTCATGGTCCAGCTCGACGAGCCGGTCGAGGGCGCTCACGGCGACGAGGTGACCGAGCGCGTCGGCCAGGTGGTGTACACGGCCGACACCCCCATCCCCGAGGGCTACCGCGGGGCATTCGAGATCCAGATGCTGCTGCCCGAGGACGGCGAGGGTGAGCGGCTGGAGTTCCCCGTGCTGCAGTCGTGCGTCGAGGGGGAGACCGCGTGGAACGAGTCGGCCGCCGACGGCGCCGAACCCGAGCACCCGGCACCGGCCATCGAGGTCACGGCGGCCGAGGGTGACGGCCACGGTCACGACAAGGCGGCCGCGACGGCCGAATCGGTCGAGACGACCGCCGCGACCCAGGATCCGGCGGATGCCGCTGTCGACACCCTCGCCCGCGTGATCGGCATCGGGGGCCTCGCCGTCGGCGTTGCCGGCCTGGTCGTCGCGATCATGGCCCGTCGCGGATCGAAGGCCTGA
- a CDS encoding copper resistance CopC family protein, with protein sequence MRTARTRSRTLGASALLLAALGVLAGPALPASAHNTVIGETPDADSTVTTQPGTVALETSDALLDAEGATAMDVIGPDGRHYASPCPSVDRAVASVPVELGPEGEYTVEWRVVSADGHPITGEFAFTWAPSDAEQLVEGTDDAACAQGAGEASEPGDATDAETDAAASGGLGDLLWVVGGAAVVVLAGLVAFLVMRRRPAAQGHDDADADATGPTDADDGPAADR encoded by the coding sequence ATGCGCACGGCGCGCACTCGATCCCGGACGCTCGGCGCGAGTGCGCTGCTCCTGGCGGCGCTCGGCGTCCTCGCGGGCCCGGCCCTGCCGGCGTCCGCGCACAACACGGTGATCGGCGAGACTCCCGACGCCGATTCGACCGTCACCACCCAGCCGGGCACGGTCGCGCTCGAGACGAGCGACGCGCTGCTCGATGCCGAGGGTGCGACGGCGATGGACGTCATCGGCCCCGACGGCCGACACTACGCGTCCCCGTGCCCCAGCGTCGATCGCGCCGTGGCGAGCGTACCGGTCGAACTCGGGCCCGAGGGCGAGTACACCGTCGAGTGGCGCGTGGTGTCGGCCGACGGACACCCCATCACGGGCGAATTCGCGTTCACGTGGGCGCCGTCCGACGCCGAGCAACTCGTTGAGGGCACCGACGATGCGGCGTGCGCCCAGGGCGCGGGCGAGGCCTCTGAGCCAGGCGACGCGACCGATGCCGAGACGGATGCCGCGGCATCCGGTGGGCTCGGCGACCTGCTGTGGGTGGTCGGGGGTGCCGCCGTGGTGGTGCTCGCCGGGCTCGTGGCGTTCCTGGTCATGCGCCGGCGACCGGCGGCCCAGGGTCACGATGACGCCGACGCCGACGCGACCGGGCCGACCGACGCCGACGACGGGCCGGCCGCGGACCGCTGA
- a CDS encoding SDR family NAD(P)-dependent oxidoreductase, with protein MTQIEGARTLVVGATGVLGTLLAERLAQGGARVAVHGRDDARLAERASFGEPIAVDLTDETAPETIVERATAVLGGLDIVVLAAGVVGFDSVAETAEQDLETLFTVNALAPMRIISVAVPALRDSAAAGREPVVIALTGIVAELPTAGLASYSASKSALAAYLTAAGRELRRSGIRLLDAHPGHIETGLAGRPLFGSAPRFPHGLDPAAVADRLIRAIVDGETALPPGAFAER; from the coding sequence ATGACGCAGATCGAGGGAGCGCGCACCCTCGTCGTGGGTGCGACCGGCGTGCTCGGCACGCTGCTCGCGGAGCGGCTCGCCCAGGGCGGCGCGCGGGTCGCCGTGCACGGCCGCGACGACGCGCGGCTCGCCGAGCGCGCCTCGTTCGGCGAGCCGATCGCCGTGGACCTCACCGACGAGACGGCGCCCGAGACCATCGTCGAACGCGCGACCGCCGTCCTCGGCGGGCTCGACATCGTGGTCCTCGCCGCCGGAGTGGTCGGCTTCGACTCGGTCGCCGAGACGGCCGAGCAGGACCTCGAGACGCTGTTCACGGTCAATGCGCTCGCGCCGATGCGGATCATCTCCGTGGCGGTCCCCGCGCTCCGCGATTCGGCCGCGGCCGGCCGGGAACCCGTCGTGATCGCGTTGACCGGCATCGTCGCGGAGTTGCCGACGGCCGGGCTCGCCAGCTACTCCGCCTCGAAATCCGCGCTTGCGGCGTACCTGACCGCGGCGGGCCGCGAACTGCGGCGCAGCGGCATCCGCCTGCTCGACGCGCACCCCGGCCACATCGAGACGGGACTCGCCGGGCGACCGCTCTTCGGGTCGGCGCCGCGCTTCCCGCACGGACTCGACCCGGCGGCCGTGGCCGACCGGCTCATACGCGCGATCGTCGATGGCGAGACGGCACTGCCGCCCGGGGCGTTCGCCGAACGGTGA
- the recQ gene encoding DNA helicase RecQ has product MTWSQNPEPAGAWADEVPWDPDELVPPDDEWAPPPPAFVDESQSGAPTAAAPRLAAPAASPARFGSPLEALRTVYGYDAFRGEQAAIIDHVAGGGDAVVLMPTGGGKSLCYQVPALLREGTGVVVSPLIALMHDQVDALVRNGVRAGYLNSSQSPAERAQVERAYVAGELDLLYVAPERLGSEQTKRFLERGTIALFAIDEAHCVAQWGHDFRPDYLGLAELAERWPDVPRIALTATATEATHREITERLSLRDARHFVSSFDRPNIQYRIAPKLDVRRQLLDFVRTEGRDADGNPVAGIVYALSRASTEKFASFLAANGVDAMPYHAGLDAATRRRTQERFLRDDGVVVVATIAFGMGIDKPDVRFVAHVDLPKSVEGYYQETGRAGRDGLPATAWLAYGLQDVVQQRRMIDESPGDLAHRRRLTAHLDAMLALCETVQCRRQNLLAYFGEPSTACGNCDTCLEPPASWDGTVASQKLMSTIVRLQRERNQRFGAGHLVDILRGKRTARVEQYGHDRLATWAIGDDLSDAQWRGVVRQLLAQGLLQSVGEYGVLALTDASAEVLAGDRTVAFRTEPERPGRTSRSARAAAPAAADLEPADAELFEALRTWRAGEAREQGVPAYIVFGDATLRAVAVQRPSSLGQLDGISGIGAKKLEAYGEALVRVVSEHVG; this is encoded by the coding sequence GTGACGTGGAGCCAGAACCCCGAACCGGCCGGCGCCTGGGCCGACGAGGTGCCGTGGGATCCCGACGAGCTCGTGCCGCCCGACGACGAGTGGGCGCCCCCGCCTCCTGCATTCGTCGATGAGTCGCAGTCCGGTGCGCCGACGGCGGCCGCGCCCCGGCTGGCCGCTCCGGCCGCCTCCCCGGCTCGGTTCGGCTCACCGCTTGAGGCGCTCCGCACGGTCTACGGCTACGACGCCTTCCGCGGCGAGCAGGCCGCGATCATCGATCACGTCGCCGGCGGTGGCGACGCGGTCGTGCTCATGCCCACGGGCGGCGGCAAGAGCCTCTGCTACCAGGTCCCGGCGCTGCTTCGCGAGGGAACGGGCGTCGTGGTCTCACCGCTCATCGCGCTCATGCACGACCAGGTCGACGCCCTCGTGCGCAACGGCGTCCGAGCGGGCTACCTCAATTCCTCGCAGTCCCCGGCCGAACGCGCGCAGGTCGAGCGGGCGTACGTCGCGGGCGAGCTCGACCTGCTCTACGTCGCTCCCGAGCGGCTGGGCTCCGAGCAGACCAAGCGCTTCCTCGAACGCGGCACCATCGCCCTGTTCGCGATCGACGAAGCCCACTGCGTCGCGCAGTGGGGTCACGACTTCCGGCCCGACTACCTCGGGCTCGCCGAGCTCGCCGAGCGCTGGCCCGACGTGCCGCGCATCGCCCTGACGGCGACCGCCACCGAGGCCACGCACCGCGAGATCACCGAGCGGCTCTCGCTCCGCGACGCGCGCCACTTCGTGTCGAGCTTCGATCGGCCGAACATCCAGTACCGCATCGCTCCGAAGCTCGACGTGCGGCGCCAGCTGCTCGACTTCGTGCGCACCGAGGGTCGCGACGCCGACGGCAACCCCGTCGCCGGCATCGTGTATGCGCTGTCACGGGCCAGCACCGAGAAGTTCGCGTCGTTCCTCGCCGCGAACGGCGTCGATGCGATGCCGTACCACGCCGGCCTCGACGCGGCGACCCGCCGTCGCACCCAGGAGCGCTTCCTCCGCGACGACGGGGTCGTCGTGGTCGCGACCATCGCCTTCGGCATGGGAATCGACAAGCCCGACGTGCGGTTCGTGGCCCACGTCGACCTGCCGAAGTCGGTCGAGGGGTACTACCAGGAGACGGGGCGCGCGGGCCGCGACGGGCTGCCCGCGACGGCGTGGCTGGCGTACGGCCTGCAAGACGTCGTGCAGCAGCGCCGGATGATCGACGAGAGCCCGGGCGACCTGGCGCACCGCCGGCGGCTGACGGCGCACCTCGATGCGATGCTCGCGCTGTGCGAGACCGTGCAGTGCCGCCGCCAGAACCTCCTCGCCTACTTCGGGGAGCCGAGCACGGCGTGCGGCAACTGCGACACGTGCCTCGAGCCGCCCGCCTCGTGGGACGGCACGGTGGCGTCGCAGAAGCTCATGTCGACCATCGTCCGGCTGCAGCGCGAGCGCAACCAGCGCTTCGGCGCCGGCCACCTGGTCGACATCCTGCGCGGCAAGCGCACGGCGCGCGTCGAACAGTACGGCCACGACCGCCTCGCGACGTGGGCGATCGGCGACGACCTCTCCGACGCGCAGTGGCGCGGCGTCGTGCGCCAGTTGCTCGCGCAGGGCCTGCTGCAGTCGGTCGGCGAGTACGGCGTGCTCGCGCTGACGGATGCCTCGGCGGAGGTCCTCGCGGGGGATCGCACGGTCGCCTTCCGCACCGAGCCCGAGCGGCCCGGTCGTACCTCCCGAAGCGCCCGGGCGGCCGCGCCCGCTGCCGCAGATCTCGAGCCGGCCGACGCGGAGCTCTTCGAGGCGCTCCGCACGTGGCGTGCAGGCGAGGCGCGCGAGCAGGGCGTTCCGGCATACATCGTGTTCGGCGACGCGACGCTTCGCGCGGTCGCCGTGCAGCGCCCTTCGAGCCTCGGCCAGCTCGACGGCATCTCGGGCATCGGCGCGAAGAAGCTCGAGGCGTACGGCGAGGCCCTGGTGCGCGTGGTCTCCGAGCACGTCGGCTGA
- a CDS encoding acyl-CoA dehydrogenase family protein, with protein MVDTASRTDSTPAPKVERPSTQAHAAEATPANTPIDSSAAPVVDVAALGRQLLGTWPDIRLAARERAADPAFQRIDGQSMAEHRERVLGQLRLLVESGAVHKAFPKELGGEDDHGGNIAAFEELVLADPSLQIKSGVQWGLFAAAILHLGTTPHHEKYLPGAMTLDVPGAFAMTETGHGSDVAAIGTTATYDPETEEFVIHTPFRGAWKDYLGNAALHGIAAVVFAQLITKGVNHGVHAFYVPIRDEQGEFLPGIGGEDDGLKGGLNGIDNGRLHFTDVRVPRENLLNRYGDVAADGTYSSPIASPGRRFFTMLGTLVQGRVSLDGAATIASAMGLAIAITYGTQRRQFNAGSDTDEEVLLDYQRHQRRLIPRLATTYAQVFAHDEFLVKFDAVFSGEADTDDDRQDLETIAAALKPLSTWHALDTLQEAREACGGAGFLAENRLVGLRQDLDVYVTFEGDNNVLLQLVAKRLLTDYSKQFAKADAGAMARYVVAQTADRAYHGTGLRRLAQTIADFGSTARSVHELREEETQRELLTDRVEAMISEIAGRLRDMRKLSKAEAAALFNRNQNELIEAARAHAELLQWEAFTRALARTEDAGTKQVLTWVRDLFGLGLIEKHLAWYLIHGRLSPQRAQAVTAYIDRLVERLRPYALDLVDAFGFAPEHLRAAIASGAEQERQDEARAYYAAQREAGTLAAPEKAERPRR; from the coding sequence ATGGTCGACACGGCATCCCGAACCGACTCCACCCCGGCCCCGAAGGTCGAGCGCCCGAGCACCCAGGCGCACGCCGCCGAGGCCACTCCGGCGAACACCCCGATCGACTCGAGCGCAGCGCCCGTCGTCGACGTGGCGGCCCTCGGCCGCCAGCTGCTCGGCACGTGGCCCGACATCCGACTTGCTGCGCGCGAGCGTGCCGCCGACCCGGCGTTCCAGCGCATCGACGGGCAGTCGATGGCCGAGCACCGCGAGCGCGTGCTGGGGCAGCTGCGACTCCTCGTCGAGTCGGGCGCGGTGCACAAGGCCTTCCCGAAGGAGCTCGGCGGCGAGGACGACCACGGCGGCAACATCGCCGCGTTCGAGGAGCTCGTGCTGGCCGATCCCAGCCTCCAGATCAAGTCGGGCGTCCAATGGGGCCTCTTCGCGGCCGCCATCCTGCACCTCGGCACGACGCCGCACCACGAGAAGTACCTCCCGGGCGCGATGACGCTCGACGTGCCCGGCGCCTTCGCGATGACCGAGACAGGGCACGGCTCCGACGTGGCCGCGATCGGCACGACGGCGACCTACGATCCCGAGACCGAGGAGTTCGTGATCCACACGCCCTTCCGCGGGGCGTGGAAGGACTACCTCGGCAACGCGGCGCTCCACGGCATCGCGGCCGTCGTGTTCGCGCAGCTCATCACGAAGGGCGTCAACCACGGCGTCCACGCGTTCTACGTGCCCATCCGCGACGAGCAGGGCGAGTTCCTGCCCGGAATCGGCGGCGAGGACGACGGCCTGAAGGGCGGCCTGAACGGCATCGACAACGGGCGCCTGCACTTCACCGACGTGCGCGTGCCGCGCGAGAACCTGCTGAACCGCTACGGCGACGTCGCGGCCGACGGCACCTACTCGAGCCCCATCGCGAGCCCGGGTCGCCGCTTCTTCACCATGCTCGGCACGCTGGTGCAGGGGCGCGTCTCCCTCGACGGCGCCGCGACCATCGCGAGTGCCATGGGCCTCGCCATCGCGATCACCTACGGCACGCAGCGCCGCCAGTTCAACGCGGGCAGCGACACCGACGAGGAGGTGCTGCTCGACTACCAGCGCCACCAGCGCCGACTCATCCCGAGGCTCGCGACGACCTACGCCCAGGTCTTCGCGCACGACGAGTTCCTCGTCAAGTTCGACGCGGTGTTCTCGGGCGAGGCCGACACCGACGACGACCGTCAGGACCTCGAGACGATCGCCGCCGCCCTCAAGCCGCTCTCGACGTGGCACGCCCTCGACACGCTGCAGGAGGCGCGCGAGGCGTGCGGCGGCGCGGGCTTCCTCGCCGAGAACCGCCTCGTCGGCCTCCGCCAGGACCTCGACGTCTACGTCACGTTCGAGGGCGACAACAATGTCCTGCTTCAGCTCGTGGCCAAGCGGCTGCTGACCGACTACTCGAAGCAGTTCGCGAAGGCGGATGCCGGCGCGATGGCGCGCTACGTGGTCGCGCAGACGGCCGACCGCGCGTACCACGGCACGGGCCTGCGGCGTCTCGCGCAGACGATCGCCGACTTCGGCTCGACGGCACGGTCGGTGCACGAGCTGCGTGAGGAGGAGACCCAGCGCGAGCTGCTCACCGACCGCGTCGAGGCCATGATCAGCGAGATCGCCGGGCGGCTGCGCGACATGCGCAAGCTCTCGAAGGCCGAGGCGGCGGCGCTGTTCAATCGCAACCAGAACGAGCTCATCGAGGCGGCTCGCGCCCACGCCGAGCTGCTCCAGTGGGAGGCCTTCACCCGGGCCCTGGCCCGCACCGAGGATGCCGGTACCAAGCAGGTGCTGACGTGGGTCCGCGACCTGTTCGGCCTGGGCCTGATCGAGAAGCACCTCGCGTGGTACCTGATCCACGGTCGGCTCTCCCCGCAGCGCGCGCAGGCCGTGACGGCCTACATCGACCGCCTCGTCGAGCGCCTGCGCCCGTACGCGCTCGACCTCGTCGACGCGTTCGGCTTCGCGCCCGAGCACCTGCGCGCCGCGATCGCCTCCGGCGCCGAGCAGGAGCGGCAGGACGAGGCTCGTGCGTACTACGCGGCGCAGCGCGAGGCGGGTACGCTCGCCGCCCCCGAGAAGGCCGAGAGGCCGCGGCGATAG
- a CDS encoding HPP family protein, producing the protein MPDREPMSPARRRQLIVGLVVGLIVGIGVSVWTGFWVWLGAGLAVGLAAGAIMKPPGEDDGAGGQRRR; encoded by the coding sequence ATGCCCGACCGAGAACCCATGTCGCCCGCCCGCCGCCGCCAGCTCATCGTGGGGCTCGTCGTCGGGCTGATCGTCGGTATCGGCGTCAGCGTCTGGACGGGATTCTGGGTCTGGCTCGGCGCCGGACTCGCCGTCGGCCTCGCCGCGGGCGCGATCATGAAACCGCCCGGCGAGGACGACGGCGCCGGCGGGCAGCGACGCCGCTGA